The following are encoded in a window of Camarhynchus parvulus chromosome 1A, STF_HiC, whole genome shotgun sequence genomic DNA:
- the BEST3 gene encoding bestrophin-3 has protein sequence MTVTYSSKVANATFFGFHRLLLRWKGSIYKLLYREFIVFATLYTAISVLYRFFLTGSQKRFFEKLSIYCDKYAEQIPVTFVLGFYVTLVVNRWWNQFVNLPWPDRLMLLISSCVQGRDEYGRLLRRTLMRYVNLTSLLIFRSVSTAVYKRFPTMDHVVGAGFMTKYERKLFDDLKSPHLKYWVPFVWFGNLASKARKEGRIRDSVDLQTLMNEMNKYRSWCSLLFGYDWVGIPLVYTQVVTLAVYTFFFACLIGRQFLDTDQGYQGHDLDIYIPIFTLLQFFFYAGWLKVAEQLINPFGEDDDDFETNWCIDRNLQVSLLAVDEMHMNLPRMEKDIYWNDTSARPPYTKAAADYCIPSFLGSTIEMGLADTEFLYGEEWPWEEEKHQRQYSVLRRVKRFLSVHEGPSYPAHQRYSRQTSENSVFFPADEKGHIRRLQEMHTRGRHSTLSFKKKHEGVSRSNRLHGSRELGPITETSRNEAQFGDSDTSSETARPVPEVIVSEAQEIEPGVRDKPELPTECSASMPEEKLQKIIAEANVALLNQPFFPPEMTPYFSSSEVHQSLPSVIGEPKHEPQVSNIAGLITDHERNLQRWSLPSFHSPSTASNADDEPPSTDSGTTSPQRTFSDGNNGTSACAPQTFEMQDLWENLDSKETAIVEFSNEESERKL, from the exons ATGACAGTCACTTATTCCAGCAAAGTAGCAAATGCCACTTTCTTTGGATTTCACAGATTACTCCTAAGGTGGAAAGGCAGCATCTACAAATTGCTGTACAGAGAATTTATTGTTTTTGCTACTCTTTACACAGCGATAAGTGTATTATACAG attttttCTTACAGGTAGCCAAAAACGGTTCTTTGAAAAATTATCGATTTACTGTGACAAATATGCTGAACAAATCCCAGTAACCTTTGTGCTTG GTTTCTATGTAACTTTGGTGGTGAATCGCTGGTGGAACCAGTTTGTGAACTTGCCTTGGCCAGATCGTCTGATGCTGCTCAtctccagctgtgtgcagggcagagATGAGTACGGGCGCTTGTTGAGGAGGACTCTCATGCGTTATGTGAATTTAACATCTCTGCTGATCTTTCGCTctgtcagcacagctgtgtACAAAAGGTTCCCTACCATGGACCATGTGGTTGGAGCAG GTTTTATgacaaaatatgaaagaaaactttttgATGATCTTAAGTCTCCCCACCTGAAATACTGGGTCCCATTTGTCTGGTTTGGAAATTTGGCATCAAAGGCACGAAAGGAGGGAAGAATTCGAGACAGTGTGGATCTGCAGACACTGATGAAT gAGATGAATAAGTACCGATCTTGGTGTAGCCTTTTGTTTGGTTATGACTGGGTTGGAATTCCACTGGTCTATACCCAG GTTGTTACTCTCGCAGTCTATACCTTTTTCTTTGCCTGCCTGATAGGGCGTCAATTTTTGGATACTGACCAAGGGTACCAGGGACATGACTTAGATATTTACATTCCAATCTTCACACTGCTGCAGTTCTTCTTCTATGCAGGATGGCTCAAG GTCGCTGAACAACTCATTAATCCCTTTGgagaagatgatgatgattttGAAACTAACTGGTGCATCGATAGAAATTTACAG gttTCACTTCTGGCTGTGGATGAGATGCACATGAACTTGCCAAGGATGGAGAAAGATATTTACTGGAATGATACCTCTGCCCGCCCACCCTacacaaaagcagctgctgattACTGTATTCCTTCCTTTCTTGGATCAACTATTGAAATGGG GCTGGCTGATACCGAGTTTCTCTATGGGGAAGAGTGGccttgggaagaggagaaacaCCAGAGACAGTATTCGGTTTTGAGAAGAGTCAAGAGGTTTCTCAGTGTCCATGAGGGTCCTTCATACCCCGCTCACCAGCGTTACAGCCGGCAGACAAGTGAGAATTCGGTGTTTTTCCCAGCAGATGAAAAAGGGCACATCAGACGGCTGCAGGAAATGCACACAAGAGGGAGGCACTCTACCTTAAGCTTCAAGAAGAAACATGAAGGAGTTAGCAGGAGTAACAGACTTCATGGCAGCCGAGAGCTAGGACCCATAACAGAAACCTCAAGGAACGAGGCACAGtttggtgacagtgacacctcaTCTGAGACAGCCAGGCCAGTTCCTGAGGTCATTGTTTCTGAAGCCCAGGAGATTGAACCTGGTGTGCGGGACAAACCAGAGCTGCCAACAGAGTGCTCTGCAAGCATGCCAGAAGAGAAGCTCCAAAAGATCATAGCTGAGGCAAATGTGGCTCTTCTGAACCaaccctttttccccccagaaatgACTCCATACTTCTCAAGTTCAGAGGTGCATCAGTCACTTCCTAGTGTGATAGGAGAGCCCAAACATGAGCCCCAGGTTAGTAACATAGCTGGTCTCATAACAGACCATGAGAGAAACCTTCAGCGATGGAGTTTACCAAGCTTCCATAGTCCTAGTACAGCATCAAATGCTGACGATGAACCACCTTCAACAGATTCTGGGACTACTTCACCTCAAAGGACATTCAGTGATGGAAATAATGGTACTTCTGCTTGTGCTCCACAAACATTTGAGATGCAGGACTTATGGGAAAACCTGGACAGTAAAGAAACAGCCATAGTAGAATTTTCTAATGAGGAGAGTGAAAGAAAACTTTGA
- the LOC115910280 gene encoding cathepsin E-like codes for MRAILLAVVYIPFIVAVERIPLIRFKSIKKQLKEKGELEEFWRNHHPDVFARRYLHCFPADIALSVGTASERLYDYMNAQYYGVVSVGTPPQSFTVVFDTGSSNFWVPSAYCISEACRVHQKFKSFKSDSYEHGGEAFSLQYGSGQLLGIAGKDTLQISNISIKGQDFGESVFEPGTTFVLAHFDGVLGLGYPSLAVGNALPVFDSIMNQQLVEEPVFSFYLKRGDDTENGGELILGGIDHSLYKGSIHWVPVTEKSYWQIHMNNIKIQGRVAFCSHGCEAIVDSGTSLITGPSSQIRRLQAYIGASPSNTGEFLVDCRRLSSLPHISFTIGHHEYRLAAEQYIIKESIDDQTFCMSGFQSLDIPTRTGSLWILGDVFMSAFYCIFDRGNDRVGFAKAVHRKDYY; via the exons ATGAGGGCAATACTGTTGGCTGTGGTTTACATCCCGTTCATCGTGGCTGTGGAACG AATCCCCTTGATTCGATTCAAATCTATCAAGaaacagctgaaggaaaagggagaattagaggaattttggaggaatcACCACCCTGATGTTTTTGCCCGGAGGTACCTGCATTGTTTCCCTGCAGATATTGCTTTATCAGTAGGAACTGCTTCAGAAAGGCTGTATGATTACATGAAT GCTCAGTACTATGGGGTGGTGAGCGTGGGGACACCGCCACAGAGCTTCACCGTCGTCTTTGACACCGGCTCCTCCAACTTCTGGGTCCCGTCCGCCTACTGCATCAGCGAGGCCTGCC gGGTGCATCAGAAATTTAAGTCCTTCAAGTCAGATTCATATGAGCACGGAGGGGAAGCCTTCTCCCTGCAGTATGGGTCAGGACAGCTTCTGGGCATTGCTGGCAAAGACACACTGCAG ATAAGTAACATCTCCATCAAGGGACAGGACTTCGGCGAGTCAGTGTTTGAGCCAGGAACAACTTTTGTCCTTGCCCACTTTGATGGTGTACTGGGCTTAGGCTATCCCTCCTTAGCAGTGGGCAACGCTCTACCTGTGTTTGACAGCATCATGAACCAGCAGCTGGTAGAGGAGCCAGTCTTCTCTTTCTACCTGAAAAG aggaGACGACACCGAGAACGGCGGTGAGTTGATTCTGGGCGGAATAGACCATTCTCTCTACAAAGGTTCAATCCACTGGGTCCCAGTCACTGAGAAAAGCTACTGGCAAATACACATGAACaa taTAAAGATCCAGGGCCGGGTGGCATTTTGCTCCCACGGCTGCGAGGCCATCGTTGACTCGGGCACTTCTCTTATCACCGGCCCCTCTTCACAAATCAGACGATTGCAGGCATATATTGGGGCAAGCCCATCAAATACTGGAGAG TTTCTCGTAGACTGCAGAAGGCTGTCGAGCTTGCCTCACATTAGCTTCACGATCGGACACCACGAGTacaggctggcagcagagcagtaCATCATAAAG GAGTCAATTGATGACCAAACCTTCTGCATGAGTGGCTTTCAGTCTCTTGACATCCCCACTCGCACGGGCTCGCTCTGGATTTTAGGAGATGTCTTCATGTCTgcattttactgtatttttgaCCGTGGGAATGACAGAGTGGGATTTGCAAAAGCTGTGCACAGAAAAGATTACTACTGA
- the LRRC10 gene encoding leucine-rich repeat-containing protein 10, translated as MGNSLKAILAFVPSNKCQKYLLEDLEEMPVDKMVDLSGRQMRRLPVHICSFRELVKLYLSDNNLNHLPPELEQLQNLQILALDFNNFKALPLVVCTLKQLCILYLGNNKLCSLPLELQLLQNLKTLWIESNCLQYLPEVVCELSLLKTLHAGSNALRSLPRQLQGLKELRTIWLSGNLLSEFPPVLLDMPFLEVIDVDRNSIRFFPSLAHLPGLKLVIYDHNPCRNAPKVAKGVRRVGRWSEETPEPRKRSGAVIDITLDEKPLLPPAAKAEPDAEPC; from the coding sequence ATGGGCAACAGTCTGAAAGCCATACTTGCTTTTGTGCCCTCTAACAAGTGCCAGAAGTACCTCCTAGAAGACCTAGAAGAGATGCCAGTGGATAAAATGGTTGATCTGAGTGGCAGACAGATGAGGCGGCTGCCTGTGCACATCTGCTCTTTTAGGGAATTGGTTAAGCTGTACCTGAGTGACAACAACCTGAACCACCTGCCCCccgagctggagcagctgcaaaaCCTGCAGATCTTGGCACTGGACTTCAACAACTTCAAAGCACTGCCCCTAGTTGTGTGCACGCTGAAGCAGCTGTGCATCCTCTACCTGGGCAACAACAagctctgcagcctgccccTGGAGCTCCAACTCCTGCAGAACCTGAAGACCCTGTGGATTGAGTCCAACTGCCTGCAGTACCTGCCTGAGGTGGTGTGTGAGCTCAGCCTGCTCAAGACGCTGCACGCGGGCTCCAATGCGTTGCGCAGCCTCCCTcggcagctgcagggcctgaaggagctgcgCACCATCTGGCTCTCAGGGAACCTGCTCTCCGAGTTCCCGCCCGTGCTCCTGGACATGCCCTTCCTCGAGGTCATCGACGTGGATCGCAATTCCATCCGCTTCTTCCCCAGCCTCGCTCACCTGCCCGGCCTGAAGCTGGTGATCTACGACCACAACCCCTGCAGGAATGCGCCCAAAGTGGCCAAAGGGGTGCGCAGGGTGGGCAGATGGTCAGAGGAGACTCCCGAGCCCCGTAAGCGATCTGGGGCAGTGATAGATATCACACTGGACGAGAAACCATTGCTACCTCCTGCCGCCAAGGCCGAGCCAGACGCCGAGCCCTGCTGA